One Halomonas sp. THAF5a genomic region harbors:
- a CDS encoding DUF4124 domain-containing protein has protein sequence MMRWIGLALVAVVLPAQAQVYKCEVDGRTAFQDSPCDAGEQSTFTTKAMERRAKREAERERQREIARSWEPHPSAAEQTREAILADLEYRLYDPESLRLDEWVPPEKGIPGYRQYVRYRARALAGGMTISEAMYYFDENFEIEEIEDLDES, from the coding sequence ATGATGCGATGGATCGGCCTGGCCCTGGTGGCGGTGGTGCTGCCGGCGCAGGCTCAGGTTTACAAATGCGAGGTGGATGGGCGCACAGCCTTTCAGGACAGCCCGTGCGATGCTGGAGAGCAGTCGACCTTTACCACCAAGGCGATGGAGCGACGCGCCAAGCGAGAGGCAGAGCGCGAGCGGCAAAGGGAGATCGCCCGGTCTTGGGAGCCTCACCCCTCGGCGGCGGAACAGACTCGAGAGGCGATTCTGGCAGACCTGGAGTATCGGCTCTACGATCCCGAGTCTCTGCGGCTCGATGAATGGGTGCCTCCCGAGAAGGGCATACCCGGCTACCGCCAATACGTTCGCTATCGCGCCCGTGCCCTGGCAGGTGGGATGACCATCAGTGAAGCGATGTACTACTTCGATGAAAATTTCGAGATCGAGGAGATCGAAGACCTCGACGAGAGTTGA
- a CDS encoding LamG-like jellyroll fold domain-containing protein, whose product MSLIARYKLDGNAKDSEGTAHGTAAGVTWAPSQLIKGGKEARLDGTTGQITLGLQLTVQTTFSLIVWVRPHPGQGCLIAQHDGTNGVRIEQTATGEIRAWINGTSSLLGSWQHGEYHRVFLAYDQDVATLYLDGAEVGSISETVILPDTPLLVGNNHDGSEPMACDVVDVEINDAVAPPEQSAVPPGFDVHYTMDNVAGSTLYDETGGYNATIYGATQAEGIDGQALEFSGNHVDTGYRTNGGDYTIAFWMRPAAGNNNAAMCAEAESTNNSYGLLFWLTNNGNTLTFGHFKSVSGDYDPVDADFAGYVDRWVHVAAVRKNGQYHKIFIDGVEAASGPCSATTSTSTNTLKLGGNVDYISDSRHYSGRMDGFYAYPAALNADKVMALRNDLYSTIPFVLDENFIANDECVSLDAWSEPTGDATVVGSEIVYPAGSASYPSSRLLTIPTISPGKDFLIYFKIRQDQASGRYAYLQMENSSQVAKIHFILNYNWPNTTPEVGTVSVSMNGGNERFVLETGIDTSVGVEYVIHIDVNRSAISFYKVTQAGLELKGSGAHFSSVTDIRRVKFNQGSGSGDMEAALDYLSFCYPNFVSIGDSIAAGHNHFDPSPSFYPGIDNVKNSWQGNMYYAGLRNGFVVNKGIGSQDSGELLARIGEATNHNARYIFLQASNNDYGAAIDQANRTDNIQASLTAIKNSGARGVLLNALYPNANHPGNPANAQQYLDWWNNYRPTLSNVYQAIDINQPVIDSGTGYIDAAYCETDGIHPNEAGYIAIGTYVEQEFSHVDEEGSIDPGVEIQALLEEVPVKSFPYLAMRVLPTDQQADGYNPHPQAVPNPTAIPRSGRSQVQGVSALLAPPAWFDQRDGSGGSHLSPAGVVSRPDRQGRLRGNITDQNGQPVSRRVRCFERRTGRIVREIWSNAAGYYQFDDLDPGKRFTVVAHDYSGTYNAVIADNAQPEVPA is encoded by the coding sequence ATGAGCCTGATTGCCCGCTACAAGCTCGACGGCAACGCCAAGGACAGCGAGGGCACCGCCCACGGCACCGCCGCCGGCGTCACCTGGGCCCCCAGCCAGCTGATCAAGGGGGGTAAGGAGGCGCGCCTGGACGGCACCACCGGCCAGATCACGCTCGGCCTGCAGCTGACCGTTCAAACTACCTTCAGCTTGATCGTCTGGGTGCGCCCCCACCCGGGCCAGGGCTGCCTGATCGCCCAGCATGACGGCACCAACGGGGTGCGTATCGAGCAGACCGCCACCGGAGAAATCCGCGCCTGGATCAACGGCACCAGCAGCCTGCTGGGCAGCTGGCAGCACGGCGAATATCACCGGGTATTCCTCGCTTACGACCAGGACGTGGCCACCCTGTACCTGGACGGTGCCGAGGTGGGATCGATTAGCGAAACCGTGATCCTGCCCGACACCCCGCTGCTGGTGGGCAACAACCATGATGGCAGCGAGCCGATGGCGTGCGATGTGGTGGACGTGGAGATCAACGACGCCGTGGCGCCGCCGGAACAAAGTGCGGTACCGCCGGGATTCGACGTCCACTACACCATGGACAACGTGGCGGGAAGTACCCTGTATGACGAGACCGGGGGGTACAACGCCACCATCTATGGGGCAACCCAGGCCGAGGGCATCGACGGCCAGGCCCTGGAGTTTAGTGGCAACCATGTGGACACCGGCTACCGCACCAACGGCGGCGACTACACCATCGCCTTCTGGATGCGCCCCGCTGCGGGAAACAATAATGCGGCGATGTGCGCCGAGGCAGAAAGCACCAACAACAGCTATGGCCTTCTTTTCTGGTTGACCAACAACGGCAACACGCTGACCTTCGGTCATTTCAAGAGTGTGTCGGGTGACTACGACCCCGTAGATGCTGATTTCGCGGGCTACGTGGATCGCTGGGTGCATGTGGCCGCGGTGCGAAAAAACGGCCAATACCACAAGATATTTATCGATGGCGTGGAGGCGGCAAGCGGCCCCTGTTCCGCCACCACATCAACATCGACTAACACCCTAAAGCTGGGTGGGAATGTTGATTATATTTCTGACAGCCGTCATTACAGCGGCAGGATGGACGGTTTTTATGCCTACCCGGCAGCACTTAATGCAGACAAGGTAATGGCACTGCGCAATGATCTATACTCCACGATCCCCTTCGTGCTGGACGAGAATTTCATCGCCAATGATGAATGCGTTTCTCTGGATGCCTGGTCTGAACCGACGGGTGATGCCACCGTGGTGGGCAGCGAGATCGTCTATCCGGCAGGGTCCGCCAGCTATCCCAGCAGCCGGCTTCTGACCATTCCGACAATTTCACCCGGGAAGGACTTCCTGATCTACTTCAAGATCCGGCAAGACCAAGCGTCGGGCCGGTACGCCTACCTTCAGATGGAGAATTCAAGCCAAGTTGCCAAGATCCATTTCATCCTTAATTACAACTGGCCAAACACGACCCCCGAGGTTGGCACGGTCAGCGTGTCCATGAACGGCGGTAACGAGCGATTTGTTCTGGAGACCGGCATCGACACCAGCGTTGGCGTCGAATACGTGATCCATATTGATGTTAACCGCTCGGCGATTTCCTTCTACAAGGTGACTCAGGCCGGGCTGGAGCTTAAGGGAAGCGGCGCGCACTTTTCTTCTGTGACAGACATAAGAAGAGTGAAGTTTAACCAGGGATCGGGAAGCGGTGACATGGAGGCGGCGCTGGATTATCTCAGCTTCTGCTACCCCAACTTTGTATCGATCGGCGACAGCATCGCCGCCGGGCATAACCACTTCGACCCGAGCCCCAGCTTCTACCCTGGCATCGACAATGTGAAAAACAGCTGGCAGGGCAATATGTACTATGCCGGGCTGCGTAACGGCTTCGTCGTCAACAAGGGGATCGGCAGCCAGGATTCGGGGGAGCTATTGGCGCGGATCGGCGAGGCGACGAACCACAACGCCCGCTATATCTTCCTGCAGGCCTCGAACAACGACTATGGGGCGGCCATCGACCAGGCCAACCGAACCGACAACATCCAGGCCAGCCTGACCGCCATCAAGAACAGCGGCGCCCGGGGCGTGCTGCTGAACGCCCTCTACCCCAACGCCAATCACCCCGGCAACCCCGCCAACGCCCAGCAATACCTCGACTGGTGGAACAACTACCGCCCGACCCTGAGCAACGTCTACCAGGCGATCGACATCAACCAGCCGGTAATCGACAGCGGGACCGGCTACATAGACGCCGCCTATTGCGAGACAGACGGCATCCACCCCAATGAGGCCGGCTATATCGCCATCGGCACCTACGTGGAACAGGAGTTCAGCCACGTGGACGAGGAAGGCAGCATAGACCCGGGCGTGGAGATCCAGGCCCTGCTCGAGGAAGTGCCGGTAAAGAGCTTCCCCTACCTGGCGATGCGCGTGCTGCCCACCGACCAGCAGGCGGACGGCTACAATCCGCACCCTCAAGCGGTGCCCAACCCCACCGCCATTCCGCGCAGTGGACGTAGCCAGGTGCAGGGCGTCTCGGCGCTGCTAGCCCCTCCAGCGTGGTTCGACCAGCGCGACGGCAGTGGCGGCAGCCATCTCTCGCCAGCGGGCGTGGTCTCACGGCCCGATCGCCAGGGGCGGCTTAGGGGCAACATCACCGACCAGAACGGCCAGCCGGTATCGCGCCGGGTGCGCTGCTTCGAGCGCCGCACGGGGCGCATCGTGCGCGAGATCTGGAGCAATGCCGCCGGCTACTACCAGTTCGACGACCTGGACCCGGGCAAGCGCTTCACCGTGGTGGCCCATGACTACAGCGGCACCTACAACGCCGTGATCGCCGACAACGCTCAGCCGGAGGTGCCCGCATGA
- a CDS encoding DUF6731 family protein encodes MASTNTIKIHLFRVVPSEDADRLTEVLERISDQGLRERIRPVRGRRYRLESLSLGRDIPGLDSKPELRLFNIMNFRDGHGPGQADIDTPLTGIDYDGGAPGEDTAVLYDPETSCMAIQYAQNGPRHSAVQEYLNEFTGNGCYSLNVKLDEDFERKFREQRSLQRVEVKIDTSQVSRESFEGNTALTHAYRASEELDGTILDINISVDGRRRGAALNGAAKTVASFAKTLGLRNPDAVKKLETKGPVDGDRPEIIDLLGGKLTQEIGVAVNTDDYRMDIEDRWSALFRAYASWQQKGYTR; translated from the coding sequence TTGGCGAGCACAAACACCATCAAAATCCACCTTTTTCGCGTAGTGCCCAGTGAAGACGCCGACCGGCTGACGGAGGTGCTTGAACGTATCAGTGATCAAGGTCTTAGGGAACGGATACGACCAGTTAGGGGAAGAAGATATCGCCTTGAAAGTTTATCTCTAGGCAGAGACATACCCGGGCTCGATAGCAAGCCAGAACTCAGGCTTTTTAATATCATGAACTTCAGAGACGGTCACGGCCCCGGTCAAGCTGACATAGACACCCCTTTAACAGGGATTGACTATGACGGAGGAGCGCCAGGCGAAGACACGGCTGTGCTGTACGATCCAGAAACCAGCTGCATGGCGATACAATACGCTCAAAATGGTCCGCGACACTCTGCTGTGCAGGAATATTTAAATGAGTTTACCGGCAATGGCTGCTATTCTCTAAATGTAAAACTTGATGAAGACTTCGAAAGAAAATTTCGCGAACAAAGAAGCCTTCAGCGAGTAGAGGTAAAGATCGACACGTCACAAGTCTCACGAGAGAGCTTTGAGGGAAACACAGCACTAACACATGCCTATCGCGCATCAGAAGAACTTGATGGCACAATACTTGATATCAACATTTCCGTAGATGGCCGCCGCCGTGGAGCAGCACTTAACGGAGCAGCAAAAACAGTAGCATCTTTCGCCAAGACCCTTGGACTTCGTAATCCAGACGCAGTGAAAAAGCTCGAAACAAAGGGCCCTGTGGATGGCGATAGGCCTGAGATCATTGACTTGCTAGGTGGAAAGCTCACTCAAGAAATTGGTGTTGCGGTCAACACTGATGACTACAGAATGGATATTGAAGACCGGTGGAGCGCTTTATTCCGAGCATATGCAAGCTGGCAACAAAAAGGCTACACGAGATAG
- a CDS encoding DUF1654 domain-containing protein, with protein sequence MPHPSSYDQLAQRIHIEIAAANRRQNRQVHLKPAAEDDLNAWNLIIEEIDENENVDVTRTYEGWLVSWIPTKV encoded by the coding sequence ATGCCCCACCCTTCCAGCTACGATCAACTCGCGCAGCGCATCCATATCGAAATCGCTGCGGCGAACCGCCGTCAGAATCGACAGGTTCATCTGAAACCCGCCGCCGAGGACGATCTCAACGCCTGGAACCTCATCATCGAAGAGATCGACGAGAACGAGAACGTCGACGTGACACGCACCTACGAGGGCTGGCTCGTCAGCTGGATACCTACCAAGGTGTGA
- the bioD gene encoding dethiobiotin synthase translates to MRAYFVTGTDTDAGKTLVTSGLLALARRHGLTTLGLKPVASGCQETAEGLRNADALALEAQTRPALPYATINPFAFAPAIAPHLAARRAGVTPTLEALVEHARAPLALARDLTLIEGAGGWRVPLNDREDLSALAVRLALPVILVVGLRLGAISHARLTGEAIRADGLRLAGWVGNLIDPGFAADDALYRDNLATLAATLDAPCLGVVPRLPSEGHAALAEAAADHLALPDVD, encoded by the coding sequence ATGCGCGCCTACTTCGTGACCGGCACCGACACCGACGCCGGCAAGACCCTCGTGACCAGCGGCCTGCTCGCCCTGGCCCGCCGCCACGGCCTCACCACCCTGGGCCTCAAGCCCGTGGCCTCCGGCTGCCAGGAGACCGCCGAGGGGCTGCGCAACGCGGACGCCCTGGCCCTCGAGGCCCAGACCCGGCCGGCGCTGCCCTACGCGACGATCAACCCCTTCGCCTTCGCCCCCGCCATCGCGCCGCATCTGGCCGCCCGCCGTGCCGGGGTCACGCCGACCCTCGAGGCGCTGGTCGAGCATGCCCGGGCGCCGCTCGCCCTCGCGCGCGACCTGACGCTGATCGAGGGGGCCGGGGGCTGGCGAGTGCCGCTCAACGACCGCGAGGACCTGTCGGCGCTGGCCGTGCGCCTCGCGCTGCCGGTCATCCTGGTCGTGGGTCTGCGCCTCGGCGCCATCAGCCACGCCCGCCTCACCGGTGAGGCGATCCGCGCCGACGGCCTGCGCCTCGCCGGCTGGGTGGGCAACCTGATCGACCCCGGCTTCGCCGCGGACGACGCCCTCTACCGCGATAACCTGGCGACCCTCGCCGCCACCCTCGACGCCCCCTGCCTCGGCGTGGTGCCGCGCCTCCCGAGCGAGGGCCATGCGGCGCTGGCCGAGGCGGCCGCCGATCACCTGGCGCTGCCCGATGTCGATTGA
- a CDS encoding methyltransferase domain-containing protein, which yields MIALPAPDTDAPCRAAPSPRQAASAEEAGWRGRVARAFSRAAPHYAERASAQRAMAQSLLERLPERAETVLDLGCGPGEAAADLKARYGATCRVTGLDLAPGMLDEARRRHGEDVRWLCGDAAALPLSDASQDVVVSNLAIQWCPDLDAVLAEVRRVLRPGGRALINTLAPGTLAEVSHAWSHPDRPAALLAFRDAGEHRHAAWAAGFRRVDCRERAARFHYPDLAAVMASIKGVGAQVARPGARLSRDDLARAARRFEALRDDRGLPVTYRLLTLELST from the coding sequence ATGATCGCCCTGCCCGCGCCGGACACCGATGCACCCTGCCGCGCCGCGCCGTCCCCGAGGCAAGCGGCCTCGGCAGAGGAGGCCGGCTGGCGGGGCCGTGTCGCCCGCGCCTTCTCCCGGGCCGCCCCGCACTACGCCGAGCGGGCCAGCGCCCAGCGCGCCATGGCACAGTCGCTGCTCGAGCGCCTGCCGGAACGGGCCGAAACGGTGCTGGACCTGGGCTGCGGCCCGGGCGAGGCCGCCGCCGACCTCAAGGCGCGCTACGGCGCCACCTGTCGCGTCACCGGCCTCGACCTCGCCCCGGGGATGCTCGACGAGGCTCGCCGCCGCCACGGCGAGGACGTTCGCTGGCTCTGCGGCGATGCCGCCGCCCTGCCGCTGTCCGACGCCAGCCAGGACGTCGTGGTCTCCAACCTGGCGATCCAGTGGTGCCCCGACCTCGACGCCGTGCTGGCCGAGGTGCGTCGCGTGCTGCGCCCCGGCGGTCGCGCCCTGATCAACACCCTCGCCCCTGGCACCCTGGCCGAGGTGAGCCACGCCTGGTCGCATCCCGATCGCCCGGCCGCCCTGCTCGCCTTCCGCGACGCCGGCGAGCATCGCCACGCGGCCTGGGCGGCGGGCTTTCGTCGGGTCGACTGCCGGGAGCGCGCCGCGCGCTTCCACTATCCCGACCTCGCCGCGGTGATGGCCTCGATCAAGGGCGTCGGGGCCCAGGTCGCGCGGCCCGGTGCCCGCCTGTCGCGTGACGACCTGGCCCGGGCGGCGCGGCGCTTCGAGGCGCTGCGCGACGACCGTGGCCTGCCCGTCACCTATCGCCTGCTGACCCTGGAGCTCTCGACCTGA
- a CDS encoding alpha/beta fold hydrolase, with protein sequence MSRLVLLSGWGCDARLWQPLAEYWPGRRKEKVEVSAPDWPGYGSRPALEDPEDLAALAEAMAEDLPAEAVWVGWSLGGLLAAALLDHLPAPRGLVLLGMGARFCDPEGITPEALATFRDAFHRDPEATRAHFLRWQLRGEPAPRSAHRRLLDLLGPEPAAPTATLAAGLGQLAAIDNTARLAEPPCPVWRIAGEHDPLLAPSAREAADVRLAQAGHAPMLSQPRALAECLAAIALESAP encoded by the coding sequence ATGAGCCGGCTCGTCCTGCTCTCCGGCTGGGGCTGCGATGCGCGCCTCTGGCAGCCGCTCGCCGAATACTGGCCTGGTCGTCGAAAGGAGAAGGTCGAGGTCTCCGCGCCCGACTGGCCCGGCTACGGCAGTCGCCCCGCCCTGGAGGACCCCGAGGATCTCGCCGCCCTGGCCGAGGCGATGGCCGAGGACCTTCCGGCCGAGGCCGTCTGGGTCGGCTGGTCCCTGGGGGGCCTGCTCGCCGCGGCCCTGCTCGACCACCTGCCCGCCCCCCGCGGCCTGGTGCTGCTCGGCATGGGGGCGCGCTTCTGCGACCCCGAGGGCATCACGCCGGAGGCGCTGGCGACCTTTCGCGACGCCTTCCACCGTGACCCCGAAGCGACCCGCGCCCACTTCCTGCGCTGGCAGCTTCGCGGTGAGCCCGCGCCTCGGTCGGCCCATCGCCGCCTGCTCGACCTGCTGGGGCCCGAGCCCGCCGCCCCGACGGCGACCCTGGCCGCGGGGCTCGGCCAGCTGGCCGCGATCGACAACACCGCCCGCCTGGCTGAGCCGCCCTGCCCGGTGTGGCGCATCGCCGGCGAGCACGACCCGCTGCTGGCCCCGTCGGCCCGCGAGGCGGCCGACGTTCGCCTCGCCCAGGCGGGCCACGCCCCGATGCTGAGCCAGCCCCGGGCGCTGGCCGAGTGCCTGGCCGCCATCGCCCTGGAGAGCGCGCCATGA
- the bioF gene encoding 8-amino-7-oxononanoate synthase yields the protein MSAVNPVPAAWSTFLDERAAAQRDAGRWRVRRTHHPSGPLRDFAGNDYLGLARDPRLAEAQAEGARRDGAGAGASHLVSGHLAVHEALEQRLAALTGRPAALLFSTGYMANLGTLQALCDGETRLFQDRLNHASLLDGGRLSGARSRRFHHGDLTDLERLLSRSPGEGRRLVVSDGVFSMDGDVADVAGLAATCERHEAWLMIDDAHGLGVLGEHGDGCAGRAFGPERVPVLVGTLGKALGSAGAFVAGSQALIDHLTQFARPYVYTTAQPPGVAAATLEALRLVEAEPERRERLATLIARFRTEAARLDLPLSPSTTPIQPLVLGDSARVMHWAARLRERGLAVGAIREPTVPRGEARLRITLSAAHRDEDLEALLEALAALHAEEVPA from the coding sequence ATGTCGGCTGTGAACCCTGTGCCGGCGGCCTGGAGCACCTTTCTCGACGAGCGGGCCGCGGCGCAGCGCGACGCCGGCCGCTGGCGGGTGCGGCGCACCCACCATCCCAGTGGACCGCTGCGCGACTTCGCCGGCAACGACTACCTGGGCCTGGCCCGCGACCCGCGCCTGGCCGAGGCCCAGGCCGAGGGCGCACGCCGCGACGGCGCCGGGGCAGGCGCCTCGCACCTGGTCAGCGGCCACCTCGCGGTTCACGAGGCGCTGGAGCAGCGCCTGGCCGCGCTGACCGGGCGCCCGGCCGCGCTGCTCTTCTCCACCGGCTACATGGCCAACCTCGGCACCCTCCAGGCGCTCTGCGACGGCGAGACCCGGCTCTTCCAGGACCGCCTCAACCACGCCTCGCTGCTGGACGGTGGCCGGCTCTCGGGAGCCCGCTCGCGGCGCTTCCACCACGGCGATCTCACGGATCTCGAACGGCTGCTCTCCCGCTCGCCGGGCGAGGGGCGCCGGCTGGTGGTCAGCGACGGGGTCTTCAGCATGGACGGCGACGTGGCCGACGTCGCCGGCCTCGCCGCGACCTGCGAGCGCCACGAAGCCTGGCTGATGATCGACGACGCCCACGGCCTCGGCGTGCTGGGCGAGCACGGTGACGGCTGCGCGGGCCGGGCCTTCGGGCCCGAGCGGGTGCCGGTGCTGGTCGGCACCCTGGGCAAGGCGCTGGGCTCCGCCGGCGCCTTCGTGGCCGGCAGCCAGGCGCTGATCGACCACCTGACCCAGTTCGCCCGCCCCTACGTCTACACCACCGCCCAGCCCCCCGGGGTGGCCGCGGCGACGCTGGAGGCGCTCAGGCTGGTCGAGGCCGAGCCCGAGCGGCGAGAGCGCCTGGCGACCCTGATCGCGCGCTTTCGCACCGAGGCCGCCCGGCTCGACCTGCCGCTCTCGCCCTCCACCACGCCCATCCAGCCCCTGGTGCTGGGCGACAGCGCGCGAGTGATGCACTGGGCCGCCCGGCTGCGCGAGCGCGGCCTCGCGGTCGGCGCCATCCGCGAGCCCACGGTGCCCCGCGGCGAGGCACGGCTGCGCATCACCCTGAGCGCGGCCCACCGCGACGAGGACCTCGAAGCGCTGCTCGAGGCCCTGGCCGCCCTGCACGCCGAGGAGGTGCCCGCATGA
- the bioB gene encoding biotin synthase BioB gives MPAASQESRPDSQTLAAHGEVRHDWSLEEIEALFALPFNDLLFRAQQVHRAYFEANAVQVSTLLSIKTGACPEDCKYCPQSGHYNTGLGKEKLLEIEKVVEQARAAQEAGASRFCMGAAWKSPRERDLEVVLEMVRRVKALGLETCMTLGMVDGDQASRLAEAGLDYYNHNLDTSPEYYGEIITTRTYADRLETLGNVRGAGMKVCSGGILGMGEAPRDRAALLQQLVRLEPHPESVPINMLVKVPGTPLEDVEDLDPIEYVRAIAVARLLMPKSHVRLSAGREQMDDATQALAFLAGANSIFYGDTLLTTGNPQVEKDRALFDRLGLHPERRETCTDEAGQQAALAAALEASAVRQAATAQQDAAGRLAYDAAQA, from the coding sequence ATGCCTGCCGCGTCCCAAGAATCCCGCCCCGACTCCCAGACCCTAGCCGCGCACGGCGAGGTCCGCCACGACTGGTCGCTCGAGGAGATCGAGGCGCTCTTCGCCCTGCCCTTCAACGACCTGCTGTTCCGCGCCCAACAGGTGCACCGGGCCTACTTCGAGGCCAACGCCGTGCAGGTCTCCACCCTGCTCTCCATCAAGACCGGCGCCTGCCCCGAGGACTGCAAGTACTGCCCGCAGTCGGGCCACTACAACACCGGGCTCGGCAAGGAGAAGCTGCTGGAGATCGAGAAGGTGGTCGAGCAGGCGCGTGCCGCCCAGGAGGCCGGCGCCAGTCGCTTCTGCATGGGCGCGGCCTGGAAGAGCCCGCGGGAGCGCGACCTCGAGGTGGTGCTGGAGATGGTGCGCCGGGTCAAGGCGCTGGGCCTCGAGACCTGCATGACCCTGGGCATGGTCGACGGCGACCAGGCAAGCCGCCTGGCCGAGGCCGGACTCGACTACTACAACCACAACCTCGACACCTCCCCGGAGTACTACGGCGAGATCATCACCACCCGCACCTACGCCGATCGCCTGGAGACCCTGGGCAACGTGCGCGGCGCCGGCATGAAGGTCTGCTCGGGGGGCATCCTCGGCATGGGCGAGGCGCCCCGCGACCGCGCCGCCCTGCTCCAGCAGCTGGTCCGGCTCGAGCCGCACCCGGAGTCGGTGCCGATCAACATGCTGGTCAAGGTGCCCGGCACGCCGCTGGAGGACGTCGAGGATCTGGACCCCATCGAGTACGTGCGCGCCATCGCCGTGGCCCGCCTCCTGATGCCGAAGAGCCACGTGCGCCTCTCCGCCGGCCGCGAGCAGATGGATGACGCCACCCAGGCGCTGGCCTTCCTGGCCGGGGCCAACTCGATCTTCTACGGCGACACCCTGCTGACCACCGGCAACCCCCAGGTGGAAAAGGACCGCGCGCTCTTCGACCGGCTCGGCCTGCATCCCGAGCGTCGGGAGACCTGCACCGACGAGGCCGGCCAGCAGGCCGCCCTGGCGGCCGCCCTCGAGGCGAGCGCCGTACGCCAGGCCGCGACGGCCCAACAGGACGCGGCCGGCCGGCTCGCCTACGACGCCGCCCAGGCCTGA
- a CDS encoding ComF family protein, whose translation MSTVSARRVDNWLRRALPGRCAFCLAPLPGEAPWCEACFTGLPWNHPACDGCGEPQPPVQAGLRCGRCLRRPPAFDRARVPLRYDDAVADLVQRFKFNASPRAGSLLLELLVTGLTPEDRAWPEALVAVPLHPLRARARGFDQSHWLARRLARRLDRPLVRAVRRRDTPSQRGLDRGERRANLRAAFDVPADLPERVALVDDVMTTGATLEALAVACRRAGAREVAAWSVARTPLHDR comes from the coding sequence ATGTCAACCGTGAGTGCTCGCCGGGTTGACAATTGGCTGCGACGAGCCCTGCCCGGGCGCTGCGCCTTCTGCCTGGCGCCGCTGCCGGGGGAGGCGCCCTGGTGCGAGGCCTGCTTCACGGGGCTGCCCTGGAACCACCCCGCCTGTGACGGCTGCGGCGAACCCCAGCCGCCGGTCCAGGCGGGACTGCGCTGCGGGCGCTGCCTGCGCCGTCCCCCGGCGTTCGATCGGGCGAGGGTGCCACTGCGCTATGACGATGCGGTGGCGGACCTGGTGCAACGCTTCAAGTTCAATGCCTCGCCGCGGGCGGGAAGCCTGCTGCTCGAGCTGCTGGTGACGGGGCTCACGCCGGAGGATCGGGCCTGGCCCGAGGCGCTGGTGGCGGTGCCGCTGCATCCGCTCCGCGCCCGGGCGCGAGGCTTCGACCAGTCGCACTGGCTCGCGCGGCGCCTGGCCCGGCGGCTCGACCGCCCGCTGGTGCGGGCGGTGCGCCGGCGCGACACCCCCAGCCAGCGCGGCCTGGATCGCGGCGAGCGGCGCGCCAACCTGCGCGCGGCCTTCGACGTGCCGGCGGATCTCCCCGAGCGGGTGGCACTGGTCGATGACGTGATGACCACCGGGGCGACCCTGGAGGCGCTGGCCGTGGCCTGTCGTCGGGCCGGTGCCAGGGAGGTGGCGGCCTGGTCGGTGGCGCGCACGCCGCTTCACGATCGCTGA